From the genome of Sphingobacterium kitahiroshimense, one region includes:
- a CDS encoding DHH family phosphoesterase, whose product MLTSEQLKTLLSEPKRIVITTHFKPDGDALGSSLGLFYWLKAHKHDVSLIVPSDFPSFLDWLPGLEHVRIYTKEVQENQKLIADAEIIFCLDFNGLSRIHDMAVPVENATGIKCMIDHHLEPQGFHDYEYWDPKAAATAQLIFRFITEEMQDAEHISADMATCLYTGIMTDTGSFRFRSTTSEIHRIIASLIDCGAQNWAIHELIYNSSSEERLKFLGYCLLNRLEVFPEYNTAMIYVTQEDLKKFEVITGDTEGLVNYALSIKGIRLAALIIDRKEQIKLSLRSIGDVPCNEICKTYFNGGGHLNASGGNSHDDLQTVINTFKSALPNYKEILTK is encoded by the coding sequence ATGCTGACATCAGAACAACTAAAAACACTTTTATCAGAACCTAAAAGAATTGTAATCACAACGCACTTCAAGCCGGATGGCGATGCGCTTGGTTCTTCGTTAGGTCTATTTTATTGGCTAAAGGCCCATAAACATGATGTAAGCCTTATCGTTCCATCCGATTTCCCTTCCTTTTTAGACTGGTTACCGGGTTTAGAACATGTGCGCATTTACACCAAAGAAGTACAAGAAAATCAAAAATTAATTGCCGACGCTGAAATCATTTTCTGCCTTGATTTCAATGGACTGTCCCGTATCCACGATATGGCTGTTCCTGTTGAGAATGCTACAGGTATAAAATGTATGATTGACCATCATCTTGAACCTCAAGGTTTCCATGATTACGAGTATTGGGACCCTAAAGCAGCAGCCACTGCACAGCTAATTTTTAGATTTATAACAGAAGAGATGCAAGATGCTGAGCATATCTCTGCTGATATGGCAACCTGTCTGTATACAGGGATAATGACCGACACAGGTTCATTCCGTTTCCGCTCAACTACTTCCGAAATCCACCGCATAATCGCTAGCTTGATTGATTGTGGTGCGCAGAACTGGGCTATCCACGAGCTGATCTACAACAGCTCTTCGGAAGAGAGATTAAAATTCTTAGGGTACTGTCTACTCAATCGTTTAGAGGTATTCCCGGAATATAATACAGCCATGATTTATGTCACTCAAGAAGATTTGAAAAAGTTCGAAGTGATTACCGGAGATACCGAAGGACTTGTCAATTATGCGTTATCAATTAAAGGAATTCGATTAGCTGCATTAATTATTGACAGAAAAGAACAAATTAAATTATCTTTGCGCTCGATTGGTGATGTTCCATGCAATGAAATATGCAAAACATATTTTAATGGCGGTGGTCATCTCAATGCATCTGGAGGAAATTCACATGATGATCTACAAACGGTTATCAATACATTTAAATCCGCTTTACCGAATTATAAAGAAATATTAACAAAATAA
- a CDS encoding protein-L-isoaspartate(D-aspartate) O-methyltransferase: MAYKFVDNYREKGARKQLVQLLKTRGISDQNVLNAIAKVPRHFFFDETFWNQAYKDIAFPIGDGQTISQPYTVAYQSELLHVKKGDKVLEIGTGSGYQTCILLELGAQVYTIERQENLYNRTIQVLPYMGYKPHFFCGDGSKGIEQHAPYDKIIVTAGAPFVPEIMLKQLKIGGIFVIPVGDEKEQKMVTIIRVGENDFDRIELDTFRFVPLVGDQAW, from the coding sequence ATGGCGTATAAATTTGTAGATAATTATAGAGAAAAAGGTGCTCGTAAGCAATTGGTGCAGCTGCTGAAGACAAGAGGTATTAGTGACCAGAATGTGCTGAATGCCATTGCTAAAGTACCACGTCATTTTTTCTTTGATGAAACCTTTTGGAATCAAGCATATAAAGATATCGCATTTCCAATCGGCGATGGACAAACGATATCTCAACCGTATACTGTTGCTTATCAATCGGAACTGCTGCATGTTAAAAAAGGAGATAAGGTTTTAGAAATAGGAACAGGTTCGGGATATCAAACTTGTATACTGCTGGAGCTGGGCGCTCAGGTTTATACCATAGAACGACAAGAAAATTTATATAATAGAACAATACAGGTATTGCCATATATGGGATATAAACCCCATTTTTTCTGTGGGGACGGTTCTAAAGGAATTGAACAGCATGCACCATATGATAAGATTATCGTAACTGCGGGTGCTCCATTTGTACCCGAGATTATGCTGAAGCAGTTAAAAATAGGGGGTATATTTGTAATACCGGTAGGTGATGAGAAAGAACAAAAAATGGTCACAATCATTCGGGTTGGTGAGAATGATTTTGATAGAATTGAATTAGATACATTTAGATTTGTCCCTTTGGTTGGGGATCAAGCTTGGTAA
- the priA gene encoding primosomal protein N': protein MILEMNMPEPQNLFFTDRATVFVDVILPLALANTYTYRIPVEWNDKIQVGVRVMVQFGKNKIYSAIVKQITKEAPKHYEAKYILDIIDEKPIVDGAQLQLWDWISDYYMCSLGEVMQAALPSALKLASETKIASAIPEDFDRSTLTDKEYLIIEALEVAGELKVNDIVKLLSQKSVFPILKAMFDKGIILISEEITERYKPKTKVFFSFALEFRDEDGKRNLLDALNRAPKQQDAVLGFMQLLKKGVDVTRQMIMEASGCGSGAITALVDKGVFQVKEKVVSRFQGEDLELEANFEFNNNQKRVFDEIHQCFETKDVTLLHGVTASGKTQLYIRLIEEALARGHSALYLLPEIALTSQITARLKLHFGDKLGVYHSKFNDNERAEVWHKVMKNEFKVIVGARSSVFLPFQDLGIIIVDEEHESSYKQYDPAPRYHARDTAIYLGYIHQTKVLLGSATPSIESFYNAKSKKYGFVQLLERFGQAQLPEIHIVDIPQEGRKENMFSYFSGTLLKAIEGALERKEQVILFQNRRGHTTIIQCNTCGFVAKCVNCDVSMTYHKSSNMMHCHYCGHVEPPIKICPACGMPHIESKGFGTERVEEELELLMPNVRIGRLDLDSTKGKNGFDKIIGAFDEHEFDILIGTQMVAKGLDFGKVSLIGIINADTMINFPDFRAYERAFSLFLQVAGRAGRREAGGQVIIQTYTPKHRVLEQVVAHDYQAMFDTEIIERKNFAYPPFYRVIRIDIKHMDIQKCYDGAKKFASGLRQQLGSRVLGPETPLVGRVRNYFIQTITLKIERNNISIVKVKDLIKMVKNDFIADKANTGSRIVIDVDPY from the coding sequence ATGATACTTGAAATGAATATGCCAGAGCCTCAAAACTTATTTTTTACAGACCGAGCAACTGTTTTTGTTGATGTTATTTTGCCTTTAGCATTAGCGAATACCTATACTTACCGAATTCCAGTTGAATGGAATGATAAGATCCAGGTCGGTGTTCGTGTTATGGTGCAATTTGGAAAGAATAAAATCTATTCTGCTATTGTAAAACAAATAACGAAAGAGGCGCCAAAGCATTATGAAGCAAAGTATATTTTAGACATCATTGATGAAAAACCTATCGTAGATGGTGCACAACTACAGTTGTGGGACTGGATATCTGATTATTATATGTGTTCATTGGGAGAGGTTATGCAAGCTGCTTTACCCTCTGCTTTGAAATTGGCAAGTGAAACTAAGATCGCCTCGGCTATTCCAGAAGATTTCGACCGTTCGACTTTGACTGATAAAGAGTATCTGATCATTGAAGCACTTGAGGTGGCCGGTGAACTAAAAGTAAATGATATCGTTAAGCTATTGAGTCAAAAGTCTGTTTTCCCCATATTGAAAGCGATGTTTGATAAGGGAATAATATTGATTTCTGAAGAGATTACTGAACGATATAAACCAAAGACTAAAGTTTTTTTCTCTTTTGCTCTGGAATTTCGGGATGAAGATGGTAAACGGAACTTATTAGATGCCTTAAATCGAGCTCCAAAACAGCAGGATGCCGTATTGGGTTTCATGCAATTGTTGAAAAAAGGAGTGGATGTTACCCGACAGATGATAATGGAAGCATCGGGATGTGGTTCGGGCGCCATTACAGCATTAGTTGATAAAGGCGTATTTCAGGTTAAAGAGAAAGTCGTCAGCCGTTTTCAAGGAGAAGATCTCGAATTGGAGGCCAATTTTGAATTTAATAATAATCAAAAACGTGTTTTTGACGAAATTCATCAGTGCTTTGAAACTAAAGATGTCACCTTATTGCATGGTGTGACAGCATCGGGGAAAACACAACTCTATATCAGATTGATTGAGGAAGCATTGGCAAGAGGTCATTCAGCCCTATATTTACTGCCTGAAATAGCTTTAACATCACAGATTACCGCACGTCTCAAATTGCATTTTGGCGATAAACTTGGTGTATATCATTCGAAATTTAATGATAACGAACGTGCTGAGGTATGGCATAAGGTAATGAAAAACGAATTTAAGGTTATCGTAGGTGCCCGTTCTTCCGTGTTTTTACCTTTTCAAGATCTGGGGATTATTATTGTCGATGAAGAGCATGAGAGTTCTTACAAACAATATGATCCCGCACCGCGCTATCATGCCCGTGATACAGCGATATATTTGGGGTATATTCATCAGACTAAAGTCTTACTAGGTTCTGCAACACCATCTATTGAAAGTTTCTATAATGCAAAATCCAAGAAATATGGTTTTGTACAGCTTTTAGAACGTTTTGGTCAAGCACAATTGCCAGAAATCCATATTGTCGATATACCGCAAGAAGGAAGAAAGGAAAATATGTTTTCATACTTCTCGGGTACTTTATTAAAAGCTATAGAAGGAGCATTGGAACGTAAGGAACAAGTGATTCTATTTCAGAATCGACGTGGACATACCACCATAATTCAATGTAACACCTGTGGTTTTGTAGCTAAATGTGTGAACTGTGATGTCAGTATGACTTACCATAAGAGTTCAAACATGATGCATTGCCATTACTGTGGCCACGTGGAACCTCCAATTAAAATCTGCCCCGCATGTGGTATGCCACATATCGAAAGTAAAGGTTTTGGAACCGAGCGTGTAGAGGAAGAACTGGAATTACTGATGCCTAATGTCCGAATAGGACGTTTGGATCTAGATTCTACAAAAGGGAAAAATGGTTTTGATAAAATTATAGGTGCTTTTGATGAACATGAATTTGATATTCTGATCGGTACACAAATGGTTGCAAAAGGACTGGATTTTGGAAAGGTCAGCTTAATCGGTATCATCAATGCAGATACCATGATTAATTTTCCTGATTTTAGAGCCTATGAAAGAGCTTTTTCACTTTTCTTGCAGGTCGCAGGACGTGCAGGAAGAAGAGAGGCAGGAGGACAGGTTATCATTCAGACTTACACACCAAAACACCGTGTGTTAGAACAGGTTGTTGCGCATGATTATCAAGCCATGTTTGATACAGAGATCATTGAACGTAAAAATTTTGCATATCCGCCGTTCTACCGTGTGATCAGAATCGATATTAAGCATATGGATATCCAGAAATGTTATGACGGAGCTAAAAAATTTGCGTCAGGTCTGCGCCAGCAATTAGGTTCACGGGTTCTTGGACCAGAAACCCCTTTAGTAGGAAGAGTACGTAATTATTTTATTCAGACGATCACATTGAAAATTGAACGCAATAACATCAGTATTGTTAAAGTAAAAGATCTGATTAAGATGGTGAAGAATGATTTTATTGCAGATAAAGCAAACACGGGTTCACGCATTGTGATCGATGTAGATCCTTATTAG
- a CDS encoding acyl-CoA thioesterase → MTLQERIEQSRTHHFITVFPFTTNHHATLFGGKAMAIMDEVTFMCATRFCRKALVTVSSDKIDFEKAIPAGSMIEAIAEVIHVGRTSLKVKVEIFLEDMYKDGRELAVKGVFSFVALDDNKKPIPVLQGLEIED, encoded by the coding sequence ATGACATTACAAGAAAGAATTGAACAGTCGAGAACACATCATTTTATAACTGTTTTTCCGTTTACAACAAATCACCACGCAACATTATTTGGTGGTAAAGCCATGGCGATCATGGACGAGGTAACTTTTATGTGTGCAACACGGTTCTGTAGAAAAGCACTCGTAACTGTTTCCTCAGATAAGATTGATTTTGAAAAAGCAATCCCTGCTGGAAGTATGATTGAAGCTATTGCGGAAGTAATACATGTAGGAAGGACTAGCTTAAAGGTAAAAGTGGAAATCTTCTTAGAAGATATGTACAAAGATGGAAGAGAATTAGCGGTGAAGGGTGTTTTCTCATTTGTTGCCTTAGATGATAATAAAAAGCCGATACCAGTTTTACAGGGACTGGAAATCGAAGATTAG
- a CDS encoding MutS-related protein: MKDKMMDLYLSNKEQIEQEVKKLDRVINKNSFYRLGVIIFGGAALFYSFQLENLVLVLILFFALIFLFAFLVNRQSKLEKISDYQKALLAVNVNELTLANTGVNIYDNGMHLEDGKHPYSSDLDIVGNHSLFELLNRSTTKLSIAVLGSWLLNDAKRGEIVKRQEAAAEIASDMRWSQDFQAKLLSNLNQKLDVKSFLATYFESGDFTFGSAIMRIYVKLASFIFIGSVVLAVFVPSVAYLPVIIGLIHILWSMFNGGKISFFSSRIDKVGNLLDSYAASMELVENRAWTANRNQELQEKLKIEGSSDSVSHAFKKLGKLISNLDARNNMMVGTVLNLIFLWDFKQVLAIVDWKAKYQANILEAFDTLAEVEALVSLGTWKRNHAEWTTPIILDHLETPIEAVDLAHPLIASDKSIANTYINADHEIALVTGSNMAGKSTFLRTVGINAVLAYAGAVVPARSFKIPMFHLISYMRIKDNLNESTSTFKAELDRMKFILETVAERNDSFFLIDEMLRGTNSVDKYLGSRAIIKKLITEKGKGMVATHDLQLSTLADEYPQVVKNYHFDIQVIQGEMLFDYKLKIGECKIFNASMLLKGIGVDVEQGRN; this comes from the coding sequence ATGAAAGATAAAATGATGGATTTATATCTTAGCAATAAGGAACAGATTGAACAGGAAGTGAAAAAGCTCGACAGAGTGATCAATAAGAATAGTTTTTATCGCCTCGGTGTTATTATTTTTGGTGGGGCAGCGCTATTCTATTCATTTCAGCTTGAAAATCTTGTTCTTGTATTGATTTTATTTTTTGCACTGATATTTCTTTTTGCTTTTTTGGTTAATAGACAAAGTAAATTAGAAAAAATAAGTGATTACCAGAAAGCGTTATTAGCGGTCAATGTCAATGAGCTAACGCTAGCAAATACAGGAGTCAATATCTACGATAACGGTATGCATCTGGAAGATGGTAAGCATCCTTACAGCTCCGATCTGGACATTGTAGGAAATCATTCGCTATTTGAGTTATTAAACCGCTCAACTACAAAACTGAGTATAGCGGTATTAGGTAGTTGGTTACTTAATGATGCAAAGCGTGGCGAGATTGTGAAACGTCAGGAAGCTGCAGCTGAAATAGCTAGTGATATGCGTTGGAGTCAGGATTTTCAAGCAAAGCTTTTATCAAATCTGAATCAGAAGCTAGATGTAAAGTCTTTTTTAGCAACCTATTTTGAGTCCGGAGATTTTACATTCGGAAGCGCAATTATGCGGATCTATGTTAAGCTTGCCTCTTTTATATTTATAGGATCGGTCGTTTTAGCCGTTTTTGTTCCATCTGTGGCATACCTCCCAGTCATCATAGGATTGATCCATATCCTTTGGTCAATGTTCAATGGTGGCAAAATTTCTTTTTTTTCCAGTCGGATCGATAAAGTAGGAAATCTGCTGGATTCATATGCCGCAAGTATGGAACTGGTCGAAAATAGGGCTTGGACAGCGAACCGTAACCAGGAATTACAGGAAAAATTAAAAATAGAGGGGTCATCAGATTCGGTTTCCCATGCGTTCAAGAAATTGGGTAAGCTGATCAGTAATCTGGATGCCCGAAACAACATGATGGTCGGGACAGTTTTAAATCTGATATTTTTATGGGATTTTAAGCAGGTATTGGCCATTGTAGACTGGAAAGCTAAGTATCAAGCTAATATTTTGGAAGCTTTTGATACTTTAGCTGAAGTAGAGGCTTTGGTGAGTTTAGGTACTTGGAAGCGTAATCATGCTGAATGGACTACCCCAATTATTCTTGACCATCTGGAGACACCCATAGAAGCTGTCGATTTGGCGCATCCCTTGATTGCATCTGATAAATCTATTGCCAATACCTATATCAATGCTGATCATGAAATCGCTTTGGTGACAGGATCTAATATGGCTGGAAAGAGTACATTTCTGCGTACTGTCGGTATAAATGCTGTTTTGGCTTATGCGGGAGCAGTAGTGCCAGCAAGATCTTTCAAAATTCCGATGTTTCATTTGATATCTTATATGCGCATTAAGGATAATCTGAATGAAAGTACGTCAACTTTTAAAGCAGAATTGGACCGGATGAAATTTATTTTAGAAACTGTAGCGGAACGCAACGATAGTTTCTTTTTAATCGATGAGATGTTAAGGGGAACTAATTCTGTTGATAAATACTTAGGCTCTAGAGCTATTATCAAAAAATTGATTACAGAAAAAGGAAAGGGAATGGTTGCAACGCATGATCTGCAATTATCAACGTTAGCCGACGAATATCCACAGGTTGTAAAGAATTACCACTTTGATATACAGGTGATCCAAGGAGAAATGCTATTCGATTATAAACTGAAAATAGGAGAGTGTAAAATATTTAATGCTTCAATGTTGTTAAAAGGTATTGGAGTCGACGTAGAACAAGGAAGAAATTAA
- a CDS encoding DUF779 domain-containing protein has translation MMTERLAVTEKAKELIRELVAQHGDLMFYQAGGCCEGTQPQCFEKGGYYPRMNDAMIGLAEGYEFWIDRDLFEYWKFSHFTLDVLDGFGPGGFSLESSLGKTFKVHYRLFTEEELNDLSPIKRME, from the coding sequence ATGATGACAGAGCGTTTAGCAGTTACTGAAAAAGCCAAAGAACTAATTCGTGAATTAGTAGCTCAACACGGAGATCTGATGTTCTATCAGGCCGGAGGATGTTGCGAGGGCACACAGCCTCAATGTTTTGAAAAAGGGGGATACTATCCCAGAATGAATGATGCTATGATCGGGCTTGCTGAAGGTTATGAATTTTGGATCGATCGGGATTTATTTGAATATTGGAAATTTTCACATTTCACACTTGATGTACTTGATGGGTTTGGCCCGGGGGGATTTTCTTTAGAGTCTTCTTTGGGGAAAACTTTCAAAGTACACTATAGGCTATTTACTGAGGAAGAGTTAAACGACCTATCTCCTATAAAACGTATGGAATAA
- a CDS encoding PQQ-binding-like beta-propeller repeat protein yields MRNTIIVTVLLFIAVVAASIYYFSDSSSKQETATKTLQYLPADTYFIAAFRNNETTDTIFQNFELFEAIQGKQDFDNLKTIKQDFLSAASIKGKVQDVEVILSYHPTKSGIASLYTVGLNEKINDKTLEALFQGVDKKYKKNQTDTLGHRIYSFDKGIKDSVLFCTLHENILFAGYNPSIIHQVIDKSVKKLDHKQIEFFISQNSKNTPLSLYFSNNQIAALAKKIMRSKFGMYLNQIDSLQGSTAWNLNFKDDALIFKGETQLNLNQHNYLQLFAHQSPQVQTLANFLPKNTSSYINYSLSDINSFHRSLSDLFTYRKEADKIKSHQKLIENEGKVIFQTDILPLWNDEFAIAELDNENILGLVSLADSSKFIETSKKISSNQGDDIYQFDYSNILYSSFGDPFKSFQRPYFTRIGKVLVVANQTGVLRKYRQAYFDNQMMSGTAIFKNHSAIQSNRANVTFYIEPETAKNTIINNLKSEYAKNFRDKELFGYQNFYSTSLQVSGNAGGFISGFYALYKSKNRFGGTAAWTFQMNSKLINNPWVFNQTENSKFILVQEQDHTVYALSPSGKELWKTLFQGEILGQPIQLQDRSILLNTRSRLYRFSPDGKLIPGFSVGLPSNASAGLTLTNFNNEKRIYIPCSNQIAVYDLTGKKIEDWKNPSLDSKILFDLKAATIANQNFIIAGTSQGSVYFFNEAGTLIRKEELNVNGQTLKNPIGLITTSDMKNSFVIVPKDKGEVIKVPFEGDPIKLKIGDWGTNFTFNFEDISGSADKDYVVLSDNNLSVYNQKDSTKYFAYKFVDEVSNRPLFFKVTNNNDLVAVGTDNRMIYIFNEDGLVRNGFPVEGMSKFYFGSIDFGNNSSYLISSKRDHKIYVYKF; encoded by the coding sequence ATGAGAAATACGATTATTGTTACTGTCCTACTTTTTATAGCCGTAGTTGCGGCTTCCATCTACTACTTCTCCGACAGCAGCAGCAAGCAAGAAACTGCGACAAAAACACTCCAGTATTTACCTGCTGATACCTACTTTATTGCAGCTTTCAGAAATAACGAAACAACGGATACAATTTTCCAGAATTTCGAACTGTTTGAAGCAATTCAGGGAAAACAAGATTTTGACAATCTCAAAACAATTAAGCAGGATTTCTTAAGTGCGGCATCGATTAAAGGGAAAGTGCAGGATGTGGAAGTCATTCTTTCCTATCACCCTACAAAATCGGGTATTGCATCATTATATACGGTCGGTCTAAATGAAAAAATAAACGATAAGACCTTAGAAGCTTTATTTCAAGGTGTAGATAAAAAATACAAGAAAAATCAAACTGACACGCTAGGTCACCGCATTTACAGTTTTGATAAGGGTATTAAAGATTCTGTGCTGTTCTGTACACTTCATGAAAATATTCTTTTTGCTGGTTATAATCCTTCAATAATCCATCAGGTCATTGATAAATCGGTTAAAAAATTAGATCATAAGCAAATTGAATTCTTCATCAGTCAAAACAGTAAGAATACTCCGTTAAGTCTTTATTTTAGTAATAATCAAATTGCAGCTCTAGCAAAAAAAATCATGCGCAGTAAGTTTGGCATGTATCTTAATCAAATTGATTCATTACAAGGATCTACAGCCTGGAATCTAAACTTCAAAGATGATGCATTAATTTTTAAAGGAGAAACGCAGCTTAACCTGAATCAGCATAACTATCTGCAACTTTTTGCTCATCAATCACCACAAGTGCAAACTTTAGCTAATTTTTTACCAAAAAACACCTCTTCCTACATTAACTATAGCCTTTCTGATATCAATAGCTTTCATCGCTCACTTAGCGATTTATTTACCTATCGAAAGGAAGCTGATAAAATTAAGAGCCATCAAAAGCTCATTGAGAATGAAGGAAAAGTAATCTTTCAAACTGATATTTTACCTTTATGGAATGATGAATTTGCAATTGCGGAATTGGATAATGAGAATATTCTAGGTCTTGTTAGTTTAGCTGATAGCAGTAAATTTATAGAAACTTCAAAAAAAATAAGCAGCAATCAAGGAGATGATATCTACCAATTTGATTATTCCAACATTCTTTATTCAAGTTTCGGAGATCCCTTCAAAAGTTTTCAGCGTCCATACTTTACAAGAATCGGAAAAGTACTTGTTGTGGCAAATCAGACCGGTGTTCTACGAAAGTACCGTCAGGCTTATTTCGATAACCAGATGATGTCTGGAACAGCCATCTTCAAGAATCATAGTGCCATTCAGAGCAACAGAGCGAATGTTACGTTTTATATCGAACCTGAAACAGCGAAGAATACAATCATTAATAACTTAAAGTCGGAGTATGCTAAAAACTTCAGAGATAAGGAACTTTTTGGTTATCAAAATTTTTACTCGACTTCTTTGCAAGTAAGTGGAAATGCTGGTGGATTTATTTCAGGTTTTTATGCCTTATACAAATCTAAAAATCGTTTTGGAGGGACTGCAGCATGGACATTTCAAATGAACTCAAAATTAATCAATAATCCTTGGGTATTTAATCAGACTGAAAACAGCAAATTTATTTTAGTACAAGAGCAGGATCATACGGTCTATGCACTCAGCCCTTCTGGTAAAGAATTATGGAAAACACTCTTTCAGGGAGAAATTTTAGGGCAACCGATTCAATTGCAGGACCGTAGTATACTGTTGAATACCAGAAGTCGTCTGTATCGTTTTTCTCCTGATGGAAAGTTAATACCTGGTTTTTCTGTGGGTTTACCGAGCAATGCCTCTGCAGGTCTTACACTGACAAATTTCAACAATGAAAAAAGAATCTATATTCCGTGCTCAAACCAGATAGCTGTATACGATCTGACGGGAAAAAAGATCGAAGATTGGAAAAATCCAAGCTTGGACAGCAAGATTCTATTTGATTTAAAAGCCGCTACAATTGCTAATCAAAATTTTATCATTGCAGGAACCAGCCAAGGGTCAGTTTACTTTTTTAATGAAGCAGGTACTCTTATCCGTAAAGAAGAGCTTAATGTCAATGGGCAAACGTTAAAGAACCCCATTGGTTTAATAACAACTTCAGACATGAAGAATTCCTTTGTTATTGTACCGAAAGATAAAGGAGAAGTAATTAAAGTTCCTTTCGAGGGTGATCCTATTAAATTGAAAATTGGTGATTGGGGAACAAACTTCACTTTCAATTTTGAAGATATAAGTGGCAGTGCAGATAAAGATTATGTTGTTCTTAGTGACAACAATCTATCTGTGTATAACCAGAAAGATAGCACGAAATATTTTGCATACAAATTTGTGGACGAAGTTAGCAATAGACCTTTATTCTTTAAAGTGACAAACAATAACGATCTTGTTGCTGTAGGTACAGATAACCGTATGATTTATATCTTCAATGAAGATGGTCTTGTCAGAAATGGCTTTCCTGTTGAAGGTATGTCAAAATTCTATTTTGGCTCTATCGATTTTGGAAATAATTCGTCGTATTTAATTAGCTCTAAACGAGATCACAAAATTTATGTTTATAAATTTTAA
- a CDS encoding DUF423 domain-containing protein, with product MNKRIILVAAFFGALAVILGAFGAHGLEGKISEQHIETWKTANQYHFYHTLALLFLSTFSRAKTASIRVSFIAFIIGLLFFSGSLYLLSVREITGFGNPAILGPITPLGGVAFIVGWAALFVAALKNKS from the coding sequence ATGAATAAGAGAATCATCCTAGTGGCTGCATTTTTTGGTGCACTAGCTGTTATTTTAGGCGCTTTCGGTGCGCATGGTTTAGAAGGTAAGATTAGTGAACAACATATCGAAACTTGGAAAACTGCCAATCAGTACCATTTTTACCATACTTTGGCTTTGTTGTTTCTGTCCACTTTTTCGCGGGCAAAAACTGCATCTATCCGTGTCTCATTTATAGCCTTTATAATTGGATTGCTTTTCTTTTCAGGTTCTTTATATCTGTTAAGTGTGCGCGAAATTACAGGTTTTGGAAATCCAGCTATTCTTGGCCCAATAACACCGCTGGGTGGGGTCGCCTTTATAGTAGGTTGGGCAGCACTTTTCGTTGCTGCATTAAAGAATAAGTCATAA